The Desulfonispora thiosulfatigenes DSM 11270 genome window below encodes:
- a CDS encoding amidohydrolase: MEIANLIYVNGKVLTVDNDNRVVSALAVKNNLILAVGSNEEVLVYQDENTKVIDLMGKTMIPGFCDAHGHFSMAAESLIKANLANPPVGKNTCISDYINALKEKARTVPVGQWIYGYGYDNTSIQEMRHPTRAELDQVSTEHPIWITHVSSHMGVANSKALEICGITQDTPTPEGGVIGKDSEGELNGFLEETAMFLIGSLSIDLPEEERLELLAKASDLYAQVGVTSASDGLVESFELIENYKKSVLNKDLKIRVVMNPSYELIETNPELSFESDKLTLGGVKSFADGSIQGYTAYLSKPYYKPGNNADNYNGYPWMSYDELLEKVKNIHNANQQCVIHGNGDAAIGDIIRAYRTAQEENPRDDCRHVIVHCQTASEEQLDEIKSLNIIPSFFALHTYYWGDRHRDIFLGPDRAFRIDPCKSALDRDIPFNIHCDTPVVPQNPLLSMYAAVNRISSNGNVIGKEQRISPLDALKAVTINSAYQNFEEKTKGSLEVGKFADLVILDENPLECNPEKIKDINVLETIVGGETVYTSLV, from the coding sequence ATGGAAATTGCAAATTTAATTTATGTGAATGGTAAAGTTCTCACGGTTGATAATGATAATAGAGTTGTCAGCGCTTTAGCTGTTAAAAATAACCTTATCTTAGCAGTGGGAAGCAACGAAGAAGTGTTAGTATATCAAGATGAAAATACTAAAGTAATAGATTTGATGGGTAAAACTATGATTCCTGGCTTTTGTGATGCGCACGGACATTTTAGTATGGCAGCTGAATCTTTAATTAAGGCTAATCTTGCTAATCCACCAGTTGGAAAAAACACATGCATCAGCGATTATATTAATGCCTTAAAAGAAAAAGCTAGGACAGTTCCAGTTGGACAATGGATTTATGGATATGGCTATGATAATACCTCTATTCAAGAAATGCGTCATCCTACCAGAGCTGAATTAGATCAAGTATCCACAGAGCATCCAATTTGGATAACTCATGTTTCTTCACATATGGGTGTTGCCAACAGTAAAGCTTTAGAAATTTGTGGGATAACACAAGATACCCCTACTCCTGAAGGTGGAGTTATAGGTAAAGATTCTGAGGGAGAGTTAAATGGATTTTTGGAAGAAACTGCTATGTTTTTAATTGGTAGTTTAAGTATTGACTTGCCAGAAGAAGAAAGACTTGAATTATTAGCTAAAGCATCAGACCTATATGCACAAGTAGGTGTAACCTCTGCATCAGATGGCTTGGTGGAATCGTTTGAATTGATTGAAAACTATAAAAAATCTGTTTTAAATAAAGATTTAAAAATAAGAGTAGTAATGAATCCAAGTTATGAACTTATAGAAACAAATCCTGAATTATCTTTTGAAAGTGACAAATTAACTTTAGGTGGGGTTAAATCATTTGCTGATGGCTCTATTCAAGGTTATACTGCATATTTGAGCAAGCCTTATTATAAACCAGGAAATAATGCTGATAATTATAATGGGTATCCATGGATGAGTTATGATGAGTTATTAGAAAAGGTCAAAAATATCCATAATGCTAATCAGCAATGTGTAATTCATGGTAATGGCGACGCTGCTATCGGAGATATTATCCGAGCTTATCGTACAGCCCAAGAGGAAAATCCCAGGGATGATTGTCGTCACGTAATAGTTCACTGTCAAACAGCTAGCGAAGAACAATTAGATGAAATTAAATCATTAAATATAATTCCTTCATTCTTTGCCCTTCATACGTATTATTGGGGAGATAGACATCGTGACATTTTTTTAGGACCAGATCGTGCCTTTAGAATAGATCCATGCAAATCAGCTCTTGATCGAGATATTCCTTTTAATATTCATTGTGATACTCCAGTTGTTCCGCAAAATCCACTACTTTCCATGTATGCTGCAGTTAACCGCATTTCTAGTAATGGAAATGTTATTGGAAAAGAGCAGAGAATCAGTCCTTTAGATGCCCTAAAGGCTGTAACAATAAACTCAGCTTACCAAAACTTTGAAGAAAAAACCAAAGGTTCTCTTGAGGTTGGTAAATTTGCCGATTTAGTTATTCTTGATGAAAATCCTTTAGAATGTAATCCTGAAAAAATCAAGGATATTAATGTCTTAGAGACAATTGTCGGAGGAGAAACAGTTTATACTTCACTTGTTTAA
- a CDS encoding SpoIIE family protein phosphatase — translation MPKIKEGSKDVNYKLFDNNSLRIIILASIIIISAVIVTGGISYVITKNAVIEKLQNRDLFYIAQSITAKVDARIEKAQETSQVLAKDSIIKEWIQGKEKDEEKGILAKKRIAEVVKDHDYDSSFIVSNLTYNYWTEDGKLIDVMSKDDEDDSWFFDVLENNEPISISLDYNNERKNTFAFMNALMMDKEEILAVVGIGIDFKDISEQFKSYKFGEKSNMWLIDKIGNIYISEDTHHLDKNISNFLPHKIINSDNFSFDQGDNSAKVIDYKNADGITYDLIFQKLESTDWGLILQIPREESIAFIDSIKINTLIACLITIFLLVIMFYLISNKIANPYKRAIELNREMEQIVKERTLELKEKNQNIIDSIEYARMIQESILPSPKEMDTIFKENFIFWKPRDIVGGDFYYTKIFESGSIVIIGDCTGHGVPGALMTMTVNSILNYIIDEESIKNPGNILSKLNIHLKQTLYGRSTNSDIDDGLDAGIVYIGGAGECIFAGARISLLINNKDKFEVLEADKKGIGYKNTPDNYDFKNQNFNPQKGDIIYMTTDGYIHQNGGEKDFSLGKTKFMEILQEVYEYELSEQKLTLEEKLLSYMGENPQRDDIAVIGFKPPIVKRG, via the coding sequence ATGCCTAAAATTAAAGAAGGGTCAAAGGATGTTAATTATAAATTGTTTGATAATAACTCCTTAAGGATAATAATTTTAGCAAGTATAATTATAATTTCAGCTGTAATTGTAACAGGTGGAATTAGCTATGTTATTACAAAAAATGCAGTAATAGAAAAGCTACAAAATAGGGATCTTTTTTATATTGCTCAATCAATCACAGCAAAGGTTGATGCTCGTATTGAAAAGGCACAGGAAACTTCACAAGTACTTGCTAAAGATTCAATTATCAAAGAATGGATACAAGGAAAAGAAAAAGATGAAGAAAAGGGTATTTTAGCTAAAAAAAGAATTGCTGAGGTAGTCAAAGATCATGATTATGATAGCTCTTTTATTGTCAGCAATTTAACTTATAATTATTGGACAGAAGATGGAAAACTTATTGATGTTATGTCTAAGGATGATGAAGATGATTCCTGGTTTTTTGATGTGCTTGAAAATAATGAGCCAATTTCTATATCCTTAGACTATAATAATGAACGAAAAAATACCTTTGCATTTATGAATGCTCTCATGATGGATAAAGAAGAAATATTGGCTGTTGTAGGCATAGGTATTGATTTTAAAGATATTTCAGAACAATTTAAAAGTTATAAATTTGGTGAAAAAAGTAATATGTGGCTTATTGATAAGATTGGGAATATATATATATCAGAAGACACTCATCATTTAGACAAAAACATTAGTAACTTTTTACCACATAAAATAATAAATTCTGACAATTTTTCTTTTGATCAAGGAGATAACTCTGCGAAGGTTATCGACTATAAAAATGCTGACGGTATAACTTATGATTTGATTTTCCAAAAACTTGAGTCAACTGATTGGGGATTAATATTACAGATTCCAAGGGAAGAAAGTATAGCTTTTATTGATTCGATTAAAATTAATACTTTAATTGCTTGTCTAATCACAATATTTCTTTTAGTTATTATGTTTTATTTAATTTCAAATAAAATTGCCAATCCATATAAAAGAGCAATTGAGCTTAACAGAGAAATGGAGCAAATAGTAAAAGAGAGAACATTAGAGCTAAAAGAAAAAAATCAAAATATTATAGATAGTATTGAATATGCCAGAATGATCCAAGAATCAATTCTCCCTAGCCCAAAGGAAATGGACACTATATTTAAAGAAAATTTTATATTTTGGAAACCTAGAGATATAGTTGGGGGAGATTTTTACTATACGAAGATTTTTGAGAGTGGATCCATTGTTATTATAGGTGATTGCACGGGTCATGGGGTTCCAGGAGCTCTAATGACGATGACTGTAAATTCCATTTTGAATTATATTATTGATGAAGAAAGTATTAAAAACCCAGGAAATATTCTAAGTAAGTTAAATATTCACTTAAAACAAACCCTTTATGGACGAAGTACAAATTCAGATATTGATGATGGCTTAGATGCGGGAATTGTCTATATCGGGGGTGCTGGTGAATGTATTTTTGCAGGTGCTAGAATTTCTTTATTAATTAATAACAAGGATAAATTTGAAGTCTTAGAGGCAGATAAAAAAGGAATAGGGTATAAAAACACTCCAGATAATTATGATTTTAAAAACCAAAATTTTAACCCACAAAAAGGTGATATAATTTATATGACAACAGATGGATATATCCATCAAAACGGTGGGGAAAAGGACTTTTCTCTGGGTAAGACAAAATTCATGGAAATTTTACAAGAAGTATATGAATATGAGCTATCTGAGCAAAAACTTACACTTGAAGAAAAGCTCTTATCCTATATGGGTGAAAACCCTCAAAGGGATGATATTGCCGTGATTGGATTTAAACCGCCCATAGTTAAAAGGGGGTGA
- a CDS encoding SiaB family protein kinase: MKRNVMEIKNMLEDNGVLIIFSGRFSQGIIEELGEALRKHLDSDETPKNEKFNVFSVFIEQTQNIKNYSSTQEGKSNYDKIVNSGIVSIGRSDSGYYVWSGNLVHNSDLEKLTGYIDSLANLSKEELKKRYKEQIKKDISPDSIGAGLGIIDMARKSKSPMSYSVNKTDGDMSFFELKVSV; encoded by the coding sequence ATGAAAAGAAATGTTATGGAAATTAAAAACATGCTTGAAGATAATGGGGTATTAATCATTTTTTCAGGTAGGTTTTCTCAAGGTATAATTGAAGAGTTAGGGGAAGCATTAAGAAAACATTTAGATTCTGATGAAACCCCAAAAAATGAAAAGTTTAATGTTTTTTCTGTATTTATTGAACAAACCCAAAATATAAAAAATTACTCTAGCACGCAAGAAGGTAAGAGTAATTATGATAAGATTGTAAATTCAGGTATAGTTTCTATTGGAAGATCTGATTCAGGTTATTATGTTTGGTCGGGTAATTTAGTACACAATAGTGATTTAGAAAAATTAACCGGCTATATAGATTCCTTGGCTAATTTAAGTAAAGAGGAGTTAAAAAAACGGTATAAAGAGCAAATTAAAAAGGATATTTCTCCAGATAGTATAGGGGCAGGATTAGGTATCATCGATATGGCCAGAAAATCTAAAAGTCCAATGTCCTATTCGGTAAATAAAACAGATGGTGATATGTCATTTTTTGAACTTAAGGTTAGTGTATAG
- a CDS encoding DUF1987 domain-containing protein, with amino-acid sequence MNNLHIEKTSSTPKIDFNTETKVMKIDGQSYPENAFKFYEPILSWIDEFLENEQEEISIEINFHLPYINSSSTKCIMMMLDKFENHFNKGKKISVKWYYDVENESSFECAEEFKEDLTLPFQTVIENT; translated from the coding sequence ATGAATAATTTACATATTGAAAAGACAAGTAGCACTCCAAAAATAGATTTTAATACTGAGACTAAGGTTATGAAAATTGACGGTCAATCTTATCCAGAAAATGCTTTTAAATTTTATGAACCAATTCTAAGTTGGATTGATGAATTTTTAGAAAACGAACAAGAAGAGATATCTATAGAAATAAATTTTCATCTACCCTACATAAATTCAAGTAGTACTAAATGTATAATGATGATGCTTGATAAATTTGAAAATCATTTTAATAAAGGTAAAAAAATCTCTGTAAAATGGTATTATGACGTGGAAAATGAAAGTAGTTTTGAATGTGCAGAGGAATTTAAAGAAGATCTTACCTTACCTTTTCAAACAGTAATAGAAAATACTTGA